The following proteins come from a genomic window of Anabas testudineus chromosome 3, fAnaTes1.2, whole genome shotgun sequence:
- the LOC113173913 gene encoding delta-like protein D: protein MGRLCLLLVVTLSLLTCQVLCSGVFELKLQEFLNKKGVTGNANCCPGGSAHLQGQQQCECKTFFRVCLKHYQANVSPEPPCTYGGAVTPVLGSNSFQVPETNADSFTNPIRFPFGFTWPGTFSLIIEALHTDSLDDLTTDNPEHLISRIATQRHLSVGEEWSKDMQTAGRTELRYSYRFLCDEHYYGDGCSVFCRPRDDAFGHFTCGERGEIICNSGWKGQYCTEPICLPGCDEEHGFCDKPGECKCRVGFSGRYCDDCIRYPGCLHGTCQQPWQCNCQEGWGGLFCNQDLNYCTHHKPCLNGATCTNTGQGSYTCSCLPGFTGASCEIQVDKCSGNPCRNGGSCTDNDSGYKCTCPPGFYGNNCELSANTCADGPCFNGGRCVDNPEGGYFCQCPVGYAGFNCEKKIDHCSSNPCLNGAECVDLVNSYLCQCPEGFSGPNCEDSSSSISGYCPSFPCQNGGTCQEGVNGYTCTCPPGYTGKNCSSPISRCSHNPCHNGATCHERGGRYVCACVPGYGGHNCQFLLPEAPVVEEPVGRYSASESGNVEDDGDDESGFPWTAVCAGVFLVLVILISCSVLVVYVRVKLQERHRHHSDSIHSDSHETMNNLTTTNNCLRGDKELGAVMTTSIKNTNKKVDYHSDLSGSLGGLSGISGLNGSEKNGFKTRYPSVEYNLVHELRPEELSLCKEEEHDEPEVKCEMLDESDSEEGYRKRQNRYVSVKINTHTASELKYQPASDAEYQCSSESRYQSTTDTKYQSVYVISDQKDECIIATEV, encoded by the exons ATGGGACGCCTGTGTCTGCTCCTGGTTGTCACCCTCTCCCTACTCACCTGCCAG GTTTTGTGCTCCGGAGTGTTTGAGCTCAAGCTGCAAGAGTTTCTCAACAAGAAAGGTGTAACGGGGAACGCCAACTGCTGCCCCGGAGGCTCCGCTCATCTGCAGGGCCAGCAGCAGTGTGAATGCAAGACTTTCTTTCGGGTCTGTCTGAAGCATTATCAGGCCAACGTCTCCCCAGAGCCTCCCTGCACCTACGGCGGCGCCGTGACTCCAGTCCTCGGCTCCAACTCTTTCCAGGTTCCCGAGACCAACGCGGACAGCTTCACCAACCCCATCCGCTTTCCCTTCGGCTTCACATGGCCA gGGACGTTTTCGCTGATCATTGAAGCTCTGCACACCGACTCCCTGGACGACCTGACAACAG ACAATCCAGAGCATCTGATCAGCAGAATCGCCACTCAGCGTCACCTCTCTGTGGGAGAAGAATGGTCAAAGGACATGCAGACAGCCGGCAGGACAGAGCTCCGTTACTCTTATCGCTTCCTGTGTGACGAGCACTACTACGGCGATGGCTGCTCCGTCTTCTGCCGACCACGAGACGATGCCTTTGGACACTTCACCTGTGGCGAGCGCGGAGAGATCATATGCAACTCTGGCTGGAAAGGACAGTACTGCACTGAAC caATTTGTCTTCCTGGCTGTGACGAAGAACACGGCTTCTGTGATAAACCAGGAGAGTGCAA GTGTCGTGTGGGCTTCAGTGGGCGTTACTGTGATGACTGTATCCGTTACCCGGGCTGCCTCCATGGCACCTGCCAACAGCCCTGGCAATGTAACTGCCAGGAGGGGTGGGGCGGGCTCTTCTGCAACCAGG ATCTGAACTACTGCACACACCATAAGCCCTGTCTTAATGGAGCCACTTGTACCAACACTGGCCAGGGCAGCTACACTTGCTCCTGTCTACCTGGATTCACAGGTGCCAGCTGTGAGATCCAGGTCGACAAATGTTCAGGAAACCCGTGTCGTAATGGAGGCAGCTGCACT GATAACGACAGTGGATACAAGTGCACCTGTCCACCTGGCTTCTATGGCAACAACTGCGAGTTGAGTGCTAACACCTGTGCAGATGGACCCTGCTTTAATGGTGGACGTTGTGTTGACAACCCTGAGGGAGGCTACTTCTGTCAGTGCCCAGTAGGATACGCTGGTTTCAACTGTGAGAAGAAAATCGACCACTGCTCATCCAACCCCTGCTTAAATG GTGCAGAATGTGTGGATCTGGTGAACTCCTACCTCTGTCAGTGTCCTGAGGGATTTTCTGGTCCTAACTGtgaagacagcagcagcagcatctctgGATATTGTCCGTCCTTCCCTTGTCAAAATGGTGGAACGTGCCAGGAGGGAGTGAATGGCTACACCTGCACCTGTCCTCCAG gCTATACTGGTAAAAACTGCAGCTCTCCCATCTCCCGGTGCTCTCATAACCCCTGCCACAATGGAGCCACCTGCCATGAGCGAGGAGGTCGCTATGTGTGCGCCTGTGTGCCTGGCTACGGTGGTCACAACTGCCAGTTCCTGCTACCAGAGGCGCCGGTGGTGGAAGAACCAGTTGGGAGATACTCTGCTTCAGAAAGTGGAAATGTTGAAGATGATGGGGATGATGAGAGTGGATTCCCGTGGACTGCCGTGTGTGCTGGTGTCTTCCTCGTTCTTGTGATCCTCATCAGCTGCTCGGTGCTGGTGGTCTACGTTCGGGTCAAACTGCAGGAGCGGCACCGTCACCACAGtgacagcattcacagtgacagCCACGAGACCATGAACAACCTGACAACCACCAACAACTGTCTGCGTGGTGATAAGGAATTGGGAGCTGTGATGACAACATCaattaaaaacaccaacaaGAAGGTGGATTACCATTCAGACCTCTCTGGGTCACTGGGTGGTCTGAGTGGAATCAGCGGGCTCAATGGATCAGAAAAGAACGGCTTTAAGACGCGTTACCCCAGTGTGGAGTACAACCTGGTCCACGAGTTGCGTCCTGAGGAGCTGTCACTGTGTAAAGAAGAAGAGCATGATGAGCCAGAGGTCAAGTGTGAAATGCTAGATGAGTCTGACTCAGAAGAAGGATACAGGAAGAGACAAAACAGGTACGtatctgttaaaataaatactcaCACAGCGAGTGAGCTTAAATACCAACCAGCAAGTGATGCTGAATACCAATGTTCCAGTGAGAGCAGGTACCAGAGTACCACCGACACCAAATACCAATCTGTCTACGTCATATCAGACCAGAAAGACGAATGCATCATCGCTACAGAG gTATGA